The nucleotide sequence CCACTCCTTCTTCCTCGGCAATCACTGGCTCTTCTTCTCCGTGTACCTCTTCACCTTCCTCGTGGGGCTCCCCCTCAACCTGATGGCCCTGGTGATCTTCGTGGGCAAACTGCGGCGCCGCCCGCTGGCTGTGGACGTGCTCTTGCTAAACCTCACCCTCTCGGATCTGGTCCTGTTGCTCTTCCTGCCGTTCCGCATGGTGGAGGCGGCCAGTGCCATGCACTGGTCCCTGCCCTTCGTCTTCTGCCCCTTCTCCAGGTTCCTCTTCTTCACCACCATCTATCTCACGTCCCTCTTCCTGGCAGCCGTGAGCACAGAGCGCTTCCTGAGCGTGGCCTACCCGCTTTGGTACAAGACTCGGCCGAGGCCAGGGCAGGCTGGCCTGGTCAGTGGGGCCTGCTGGCTCCTGGCCGCTGCTCACTGCAGCGTGGTCTACGTGATCGAATTCTCGGGGAACTCCTCCCCCAGCCAGGGTATCAACGGGACCTGCTACCTGGAGTTCCGGGAGGATCAGCTGGCCCTTCTCCTGCCCGTCCGGCTAGAGATGGCAGTGGTCCTCTTTGGGGTGCCCCTGTTCATCAGCAGCTACTGCTACAGCCGCCTGGTCTGCATACTCGGGAGGGGAGCTAGCCATCGCCGTCGGAAGAG is from Bos indicus isolate NIAB-ARS_2022 breed Sahiwal x Tharparkar chromosome 18, NIAB-ARS_B.indTharparkar_mat_pri_1.0, whole genome shotgun sequence and encodes:
- the FFAR3 gene encoding free fatty acid receptor 3 isoform X2 — its product is MTNPDHSFFLGNHWLFFSVYLFTFLVGLPLNLMALVIFVGKLRRRPLAVDVLLLNLTLSDLVLLLFLPFRMVEAASAMHWSLPFVFCPFSRFLFFTTIYLTSLFLAAVSTERFLSVAYPLWYKTRPRPGQAGLVSGACWLLAAAHCSVVYVIEFSGNSSPSQGINGTCYLEFREDQLALLLPVRLEMAVVLFGVPLFISSYCYSRLVCILGRGASHRRRKRVAGLAAATLLNFLVCFGPYNMSHIVGYIQGKSPTWRSYVLLLSTLNSCVDPLVYYFSSSGFQADFQGLLGRLTGSWGPWRQENGVTSKKSEGEGPPQELFNIEAS
- the FFAR3 gene encoding free fatty acid receptor 3 isoform X1, coding for MGTARFLSLLPDNSSPDLIWRSRQGVEQQSPRVLKAAVAMTNPDHSFFLGNHWLFFSVYLFTFLVGLPLNLMALVIFVGKLRRRPLAVDVLLLNLTLSDLVLLLFLPFRMVEAASAMHWSLPFVFCPFSRFLFFTTIYLTSLFLAAVSTERFLSVAYPLWYKTRPRPGQAGLVSGACWLLAAAHCSVVYVIEFSGNSSPSQGINGTCYLEFREDQLALLLPVRLEMAVVLFGVPLFISSYCYSRLVCILGRGASHRRRKRVAGLAAATLLNFLVCFGPYNMSHIVGYIQGKSPTWRSYVLLLSTLNSCVDPLVYYFSSSGFQADFQGLLGRLTGSWGPWRQENGVTSKKSEGEGPPQELFNIEAS